The genomic region CGCGGGTGGTGATGCTCCACGGCCAGGACGGCCACGCCGCCGCCGGTAAGGTGATCCAGGCCTTCGGTGAGGTGGTGATCGGCGGTAACTACGTGGTCGGTATCGTGGTGTTCGCAATCCTGATGATCATCAACTTCGTGGTGGTGACCAAGGGCGCCGGGCGGATTTCCGAGGTAAGCGCGCGCTTTACCCTCGATGCGATGCCCGGCAAGCAGATGGCCATCGACGCCGACCTCAATGCCGGCCTGATCGACCAGAACCAGGCCAAGACCCGCCGCCTGGAAGTGGCCCAGGAGGCCGAGTTCTACGGCTCCATGGACGGTGCCAGTAAGTTCGTGCGCGGTGACGCCATCGCCGGCCTGTTGATTCTGTTTATCAACCTGATCGGCGGCATGGCGGTCGGCATCTTCCAGCACGGCATGACCTTCGGCGATGCCGGCAAGGTCTACGCCTTGCTGACCATCGGTGACGGTTTAGTGGCGCAATTGCCATCACTGTTGTTATCCACAGCGGCGGCCATCATGGTGACCCGTGCTTCGGGCTCCGAAGACATGGGCAAGCAGATCAGCCGGCAGATGTTCGCGTCGCCCAAGGCCTTGGCCGTGGCGGCGGGCATCATGGCGATCATGGGCATCGTGCCGGGCATGCCCCACGTGTCGTTCCTGACCATGGCCGCCTTGGCCGGTGGCGGTGCCTACCTGTTCTGGAAAAAACAGAACCAGGTCAAGGTCCAGGCCCTGCAGGAGGTTGCACGCCAACAGGAACTGCTGCCATCCCCAGCCCGCGCCCAGGAAACCAAGGAGTTGGGTTGGGACGACGTGACCCCGATCGACATGATCGGCCTGGAAGTCGGCTACCGCCTGATCCCGCTGGTGGATCGCAACCAAGGCGGGCAATTGCTGGCGCGGATCAAGGGCGTGCGCAAGAAGCTGTCCCAGGACCTGGGCTTTTTGATGCCCACCGTGCATATCCGCGACAACCTCGACCTGGCCCCCAGTGCCTACCGCCTGACCCTGATGGGTGTGATCCTCGCCGAAGCCGAGATCTACCCGGACCGCGAACTGGCGATCAACCCCGGCCAGGTGTTCGGTACCCTCAACGGCATCACCGCCAAAGATCCGGCTTTTGGCCTGGAAGCGGTGTGGATCGAAGTCAGCCAGCGCAGCCAGGCGCAGTCCCTGGGTTACACCGTGGTCGATGCCAGTACGGTGGTCGCCACCCACCTCAACCAGATTCTCTACAAACACTCCCACGAGCTGATCGGCCATGAGGAAGTCCAGCAATTGATGGGCCTGCTGGCCAAGTCGTCGCCGAAACTGGCCGAAGAGCTGGTGCCGGGCGTGCTGACGCTGTCGCAATTGCTCAAGGTGTTGCAGGCGCTGCTGGCCGAACAGGTGCCGGTGCGCGACATTCGCAGCATTGCCGAGGCCATCGCCAACAATGCCGCCAAGAGTCAAGATACTGCCGCGCTGGTGGCGGCGGTGCGCGTCGGATTGTCCCGTGCAATCGTGCAAAGCATTGTAGGCATTGAGTCTGAGCTGCCTGTTATCACCTTGGAGCCAAGGTTGGAACAAATATTGCTCAATAGTATTCAGAAGGCCGGTCAGGGCCAGGAAGAAGGTGTTTTGCTGGAGCCAAGCATGGCTGAAAAGCTGCAGCGTTCGTTGATCGATGCCGCGCAGCGCCAGGAAATGCAGGGCAACCCGGTCATTCTTTTGGTGGCCGGTCCGGTTCGGGCGATGTTGTCGCGGTTTGGACGCTTGGCTGTACCGAATTTGCACGTGTTGGCTTACCAGGAAATTCCTGACAATAAGCAAGTGACTATCGTCGCGACAGTAGGGCCCAATGGCTGAGGTAGTGGGTTATGCAAGTTAAGCGTTTTTTCGCCGCCGATATGCGTCAGGCCATGAAACTGGTCCGTGATGAGCTGGGCGCCGACGCCGCGATTATCGGTAACCGTCGGATTGCCGGCGGTGTCGAGCTGACGGCTGCGCTGGATTACACGCCCCAGGCCCTGGCCCCGCGTGTGCCGAACATGGAACTCGAAGACGAGTTGCGCAAGACTGCCTCGCGCATTGTGTCGGCCCAGGCTGAACTGAGCATGCGTGGCGACAGCGACGCCAGCACCAATCGCCAATTGTTCGCCGGCCTGCCGTTGACGGCTGCCGAGCCGCTGGTAGAACCGACGTTCGTCGAGCCACCGCGTCCAGCTGCGCCAGCCCCGGCCGCCGCTGTCGACCAACGTGTGTTCGACTCGATGCGCTTTGAACTCAACGGCCTGCGCGAATTGCTCGAAGTGCAGCTGGGCTCGCTGGCCTGGACGCAACTGCAAGGCAGCAAGCCGCAACAGGCCAACCTCTGGCGTCGCCTGCAACGCATCGGCCTGTCCGGCCCGTTGTCCCGCGATTTGCTGGCCTTGACCGCCGAAGTCGAAGAACCCCGCCAGGCCTGGCGCATGCTGCTGGCGCACTTGGCACGCATGATCGCTACGCCGGAAATCGAACCTCTGGAAGAGGGCGGTGTGATTGCCATGGTCGGCCCCGCCGGCATGGGCAAGACCACCACCCTGGCCAAGCTGGCCGCCCGTTATGTGCTCAAGTACGGCGCACAGAATATCGCTCTGGTGAGCATGGACAGCTACCGCATCGGCGCCCAGGAGCAGCTCAAGACCCTGGGGCGCATCCTCAATGTGCCGGTGACCCACGTCGACCCGGGCCAGTCCCTGGCCAATGCCCTCGACCCGCTGCTGCGCAAGCGCGTGGTGCTGATCGATACCGCCGGCCTGCAAGCCAGCGATCCGGCGCTGCGCATGCAACTCGAAAGCCTGGCCGGGCGTGGCATCAAGTCGAAAAATTACCTGGTGCTTGCAACCACCAGCCAGAAACAGGTTCTTACCGCTGCTTACCACAGTTACAAGCGTTGCGGCCTGGCCGGTTGCATCCTCACCAAACTCGATGAAACTGCGAGCCTGGGCGAAGTGTTGAGCCTGGCCATCAGCCATGAATTACCGGTCGCCTACCTGACCGACGGGCCGCGGATCCCGGATGATCTGCATCTGCCGCGCCGTCATCAGTTGGTCAGCCGTGCCGTAAGTGTGCAAATGCAAGAAGAGCCTAGCGAGGAAGCGATGGCCGATATGTTCGCCGACCTTTACCACCACCCGGCTAAACGGGTCGGTTAAGGCAGGATGAACACCGTGAAATGTACCTACATCGATGGTCTGCAAGCGATTCACGCGGCCAAGCCATGTAGCCTGCGTCTAAGCAAGACAAGGTAAAGAAATAAAATGGGCAGCATGCATCCCGTACAGGTGATCGCGGTGACCGGCGGCAAAGGTGGCGTCGGCAAAACTAACGTGTCAGTGAATTTGTCCCTGGCCCTGGCAGAGCTTGGCCGTCGCGTCATGCTGCTGGATGCTGACCTGGGCTTGGCGAACGTGGACGTTCTGCTGGGGCTGACACCCAAACATACCCTTGCCGATGTGATCGAGGGCCGCTGTGAGCTGCGCGATGTGCTGCTCCAGGGTCCCGGTGGCATCCGCATCGTGCCGGCTGCCTCGGGCACCCAGAGCATGGTGCACCTGAGCCCCGCGCAGCATGCCGGGCTGATCCAGGCGTTCAGCGATATCGGCGACAACCTCGATGTGCTGGTGATCGACACTGCCGCCGGGATCGGCGAGTCGGTGGTCAGCTTCGTGCGCGCAGCGCAAGAAGTGCTGCTGGTGGTGTGCGACGAGCCCACTTCGATCACCGATGCCTACGCGTTGATCAAACTGCTTAACCGCGACTACGGCATGAACCGCTTCCGCGTGCTGGCCAACATGGCCCAAAGCCCGCAGGAAGGGCGCAACCTGTTCGCCAAGTTGACCAAGGTCACGGACCGCTTCCTCGATGTGGCTTTACAATACGTTGGCGCAGTTCCTTACGACGAGTGTGTGCGCAAGGCCGTGCAAAAGCAGCGTGCGGTCTACGAAGCGTTCCCTCGTTCCAAGTGCGCACTGGCGTTCAAGGCCATTGCCCAGAAGGTCGATACCTGGCCGTTGCCCGCCAACCCCCGGGGGCATCTGGAATTTTTCGTCGAGCGTTTGGTGCATCAGACGAGCGCAGGACCGGTGCTATGACATCCAGCGGCTACAACCTTTACAAAAAGTCGGCACGTGACAGCCAGGGCGAATTGATCGAGCGTTACGCGCCCCTGGTCAAGCGCATTGCCTATCACCTGTTGGCGCGCCTGCCGGCCAGTGTGCAGGTCGAGGACTTGATCCAGGCCGGCATGATCGGCCTGCTCGAAGTGTCGACCAAATACGACGCGAGCAAGGGTGCGAGTTTCGAGACGTATGCGGGCATCCGTATCCGTGGCGCGATGCTCGATGAAGTGCGTAAAGGGGATTGGGCGCCGCGTTCGGTACACCGCAATACGCGCATGGTCAGTGATGCAATTCGTGCAATTGAAGCAAAAACCGGTCGTGACGCTAAAGATCATGAAGTTGCGGCCGAACTCCAATTGAGTCTCGACGATTATTACGGGATTTTGAACGATACCTTGGGCAGCCGCCTGTTCAGTTTCGACGACCTGCTGCAGGACGGCGAACACGAAGGGCTGCACGAGGACGGCGCGAGTGCACATCTCGAACCGTCTCGCGACCTGGAAGACGAACGTTTCCAGAGCGCGTTGGCGGACGCGATTGCCAATTTGCCGGAGCGTGAGCGCCTGGTACTGGCGCTGTACTACGACGAAGAGCTGAACCTCAAGGAAATCGGTGAGGTGCTGGGGGTCAGCGAATCGCGTGTCAGCCAGTTGCATAGCCAGTGCGCGGCCCGCTTGCGGGGGCGATTGGGAGAGTGGCGCGCGCGCTGACAGGCAGTGTGGGGACACTGCAGACGCTACCGTGAAGCCGCAAGGTTCGCGGGCTCGTACCGTGGTGCCCTGGGCAGTCCTTTTTGTGTAACGCCTGTTGATTGAAATGGCGCGTCCAGGTGCTGGGCGCGTTTAAGACTGCTTGGAGGTCGAATTGGACAAGAACATGAAAATCCTCATCGTTGATGACTTCTCAACGATGCGGCGGATCATAAAAAACCTGTTGCGTGACCTTGGGTTCACCAACACGGTCGAGGCGGATGATGGCATCACGGCGATTCCGATCCTCAACAGCGGAAGCATCGATTTTCTGGTAACCGACTGGAACATGCCGGGCATGACCGGTATCGATCTGCTGCGCCATGTACGTGCCGATGAAAAACTGCGCAGCCTGCCTGTGCTGATGGTGACCGCTGAAGCCAAGCGTGAACAGATCATCGAAGCCGCCCAAGCCGGGGTCAACGGCTACGTGGTCAAGCCATTCACTGCACTGGCCTTGAAAGAGAAGATTGAAAAAATCTTCGAACGCATCGGTCATTGATGCTGCCACGGGGGAGCTATGGAGCATAACGAATCATCGCAGGCCGACTTCGAGTCGACCCTGAAAAAACATGCTCACCGCTTGGTCGACAGCCTGGAAAAAGGCCAGTTCGCCGATGCGGTGCAGTTGATCCATGAGCTTAACCAGACCCGTGATCGCGGCCTGTACCAGGAAGTGGGCAAGCTCACACGCGAGCTGCACAGTGCGATCGTCAATTTTCAGATTGACCCGCGCATGCCCCAGGCCGAAGAGATTTCGCAAATCACCGACGCTACCGAACGCCTGTCCTATGTGGTCAGGCTGACCGAGGCGGCGGCCAACCGCACCATGGACCTGGTGGAAAACGCCACGCCGCTGGTCAACGGCATGACCAGCGAAGCCCAGGCCTTGAGCGTTGACTGGGGCCGCTTCATGCGCCGCGAAGTGGGGGCTGAAGAGTTTCGGGAATTGGCCCGTCGGGTCGAGGGTTTCCTGTCGCGCAGCGAACAGGAAAACCGCACGGTGGCCAGCAACCTCAACGACATCCTGCTGGCCCAGGATTACCAGGACCTCACCGGCCAGGTGATCAAGCGCGTGACCCAGTTGGTCACCGAAGTGGAAAGCAACTTGCTCAAATTGGTGCTGATGGCCGGCCAGGTCGACCGTTTTGCCGGCATCGAGCATGACCGCGAAGCGATCCTCTCGGAAAAAGATCCACAAAAACATCTCGCCAAGGGTGAAGGTCCGCAGATTCATGCCGATAAACGTGAAGACGTTATGTCAGGTCAGGATGACGTAGATGACCTGTTATCCAGTTTAGGCTTCTAAGGAGCACACCCATGAGCTTCGGCGCCGATGAAGAAATCCTTCAGGATTTCCTTGTAGAGGCCGGCGAAATTTTAGAGCAACTGTCCGAGCAACTGGTCGAGCTGGAAAGCCGACCGGATGATGCGAACCTGCTCAATGCAATTTTTCGCGGTTTTCACACTGTAAAAGGGGGCGCCGGCTTCCTCCAGCTCCATGAGCTGGTGGAGTGCTGTCACATCGCCGAGAACGTGTTCGACATCCTGCGCAAGGGTGAGCGGCAGGTCGACTCGGAACTGATGGACGTGATTCTAGAAGCACTGGATGCGGTCAACGGCATGTTCAGTGAAGTGCGCGAACGTGCGCCGATCACGGCGGCCACTCCGGAACTGTTGGCGGCCCTGGCGCGCCTGGCGGAACCGGCCGCGGCTGCGCCGGTAGCACAAGCTGAGCCGGAACCAGTGGTGGAGGCCGAGGCGGATGTGACCGACAGCGAGTTCGAACAGCTGCTCGATTCGCTCAATGCGGTCAAGGCCGAAGCCGAAGCCCCGGCGGCGCCTGTCGCCACGCCGACCAGCGAAGACATTACCGACGCAGAGTTTGAATCCCTGCTTGACCAGTTGCATGGCAAGGGTCAGTTCGCGGCCGATGCCGTGGCACCCGCTGCGCCAGAAGCACCGGCTGCCAGCGCCAGCACCGACATTACCGATGATGAATTCGAGGCACTGCTCGACCAGCTGCATGGTAAAGGCACGTTTGTAGCCGAAGCCCTGCCGGAAGTCGCCGCCACTGCTGCCACTGCCACTGCCGCCGCAGCTCCAGCGGCTCCAGCGGCCAGCAGCGCCGCACCGGCCGGCGACGGACTGATCTCCGATCACGAGTTCGAAGCCTTGCTGGACGAGTTGCATGGCAAAGGCAAGTTCACCGAGGTAGCCCCGGCTGCCGCGGCTGCGGTCGCCGCCGCACCGGTTGCCGCCAAAGCTGCCGCGCCGGTCGCCAAGCCAGCCCCAGCCGCTGCCCCGGCACCTGCGCGTGCAGCGGCGCCGGCGGTGGCGGAAAAGCCCGCCAGTGAAGCCGAAACCACCGTGCGCGTCGACACCGCGCGCCTGGACGACATCATGAACATGGTCGGCGAGCTGGTGCTGGTGCGTAACCGCCTGGTGCGCCTGGGCCTGAACAGCGGCGACGAAGCCATGCAGAAGGCCGTGTCGAACCTCGATGTGGTCACCGCTGACTTGCAGACCGCCGTGATGAAAACACGGATGCAGCCGATCAAGAAAGTCTTCGGCCGTTTCCCGCGCCTGGTCCGCGACCTGGCACGCCAGCTCAAGAAAGAAATCAACCTGGAACTGGTGGGCGAAGAAACCGACCTCGACAAGAACCTGGTCGAGGCCTTGGCCGACCCGCTGGTCCACTTGGTGCGCAACGCCGTCGACCATGGCATCGAAACCCCGGAAGAACGCGAAGCCTCGGGCAAGTCCCGCAACGGCAAAGTGATCCTGGCGGCGGAGCAGGAAGGCGACCATATCTTGCTGTCGATCACCGATGACGGCAAAGGCATGGACCCGAACATTCTGCGGGGCATCGCCGTCAAGCGCGGCGTGATGGACAAGGACGCCGCCGACCGCCTGACCGACACCGAGTGCTACAACCTGATCTTCGCCCCGGGCTTCTCGACCAAGACCGAGATCTCCGACGTGTCCGGCCGTGGCGTGGGCATGGACGTGGTGAAGACCAAGATCAGCCAGCTCAACGGCTCGATCAATATCTACTCGACCAAGGGCCAAGGCTCCAAGATCGTCATCAAGGTGCCGTTGACCCTGGCGATCATGCCGACCCTGATGGTGATGCTGGGCAACCAGGCGTTCGCCTTCCCGCTGGTCAACGTCAACGAGATCTTCCACCTCGACCTGTCGCGCACCAACGTGGTGGACGGCCAGGAAGTGGTGATCGTGCGCGACAAGGCGTTGCCGCTGTTCTACCTCAAGCGCTGGCTGGTGGCTTCGGCTGCCCATGAAGAACAGCGCGAAGGCCATGTGGTGATTCTGTCCGTGGGCACCCAGCGCATCGGCTTTGTGGTCGACCAACTGGTGGGCCAGGAAGAAGTGGTGATCAAGCCTTTGGGCAAGATGCTGCAGGGAACCCCGGGCATGTCGGGCGCCACCATCACCGGTGACGGTCGCATTGCGCTGATTCTCGATGTTCCGAGCATGCTCAAGCGTTACGCCGCACGGCGTATTTGATTCTGGTGGGGCAGGGCGGTCATGCCCGCCCCGCCTAACGGAGTGTTTATGGCAGTCAAGGTCCTGGTGGTGGACGATTCGGGTTTCTTCCGCCGCCGCGTCTCGGAAATTCTTTCCGCTGATCCAACGATCCAGGTGGTCGGTACGGCCACCAACGGCAAAGAGGCGATCGATCAAGCCATCGCCTTGAAGCCGGACGTGATCACCATGGACTACGAGATGCCGATGATGGATGGCATCACTGCCGTACGTCATATCATGCAGCGCTGCCCCACCCCGGTATTGATGTTTTCCTCGCTGACTCACGAAGGCGCGCGAGTAACCCTCGACGCACTGGATGCCGGCGCGGTGGACTTCCTGCCGAAGAATTTCGAAGACATCTCGCGCAACCCCGAGAAGGTCAAGCAGATGCTCTGCGAGAAGGTGCACAGCATTTCCCGCAGTAACCGTCGCAGCCTGTTCAGCGCACCTGCGCCGGCAGCGGCACCTGCGCCCGCAGCGCCTGCGCCGAGTTCGTCGTTTGCACGCCCGGCGCCTGCGCCCGTGGCTCGGCCTGCGGTGGCGCCGGTACGTACCGCAGCGGCACCGAGCGCTCATTCGCCAGCGCCCAAGCGCAAGGCTTACAAGCTGGTTGCCATCGGCACCTCCACCGGCGGCCCGGTGGCCTTGCAGCGGGTGTTGACGCAATTGCCGGCCAACTTCCCGGCGCCGATCGTACTGGTTCAGCACATGCCCGCCGCGTTCACCAAGGCATTCGCCGAACGTTTGGACAAGCTGTGCCGCATCACCGTCAAGGAAGCCGAGGATGGCGACATCCTGCGCCCTGGCCTGGCGCTGCTGGCCCCGGGTGGCAAGCAGATGATGGTGGATGGCCGTGGCGCGATCAAAATCCTGCCGGGCGACGAGCGCCTGAACTACAAACCGTGCGTGGATATCACCTTTGGTTCGGCGGCCAAGTCCTACGGTGACAAAGTTCTGGCGGTGGTGCTTACCGGCATGGGCGCCGACGGCCGTGAAGGCGCACGCCTGCTCAAGCAGGGTGGCAGCACCATCTGGGCCCAGGACGAGGCCAGTTGCGTGATCTATGGCATGCCCATGGCCATCGTCAAGGCTGACCTGGCCGACGCGGTCTATAGCCTGGACGACATCGGCAAGCATCTGGTGGAGGCCTGCCTCTGATGGATGTCTTGAGCCTGATCGGCATCACCATGGCGTTTGTCGCCATCATTGGCGGCAACTACCTGGAAGGCGGCCACCTTGGCGCCTTGGCCAATGGCCCGGCGGCGCTGATCGTGATCGGCGGCACCGTGGGCGCGGCACTCTTGCAGTCGCCGCTGAGCTCGTTCAAGCGTGCCATGCAGATTCTGGTGTGGATCATTTTCCCGCCACGGGTCGACCTGCCAGGCGGCATCGACCGCGTGGTCAATTGGAGCCTCACCGCACGCAAGGAAGGCCTGTTGGGCCTGGAAGGCGTGGCCGATGCCGAGCCCGACAACTACGCACGCAAAGGCCTGCAATTGCTGGTGGACGGCGCTGAGCCGGAAGCGATCCGCAGTATTCTCGAGGTGGATTTCTACACTCAGGAAAGCCGTGATATCAACGCCGCCAAAGTCTTTGAAAGCATGGGCGGCTACGCGCCGACCATCGGTATCATCGGTGCGGTAATGGGGCTGATCCACGTGATGGGCAACCTGGCCGACCCCTCGCAGCTGGGCAGCGGCATCGCCGTGGCGTTTGTCGCCACCATCTACGGCGTGGCCAGTGCCAACCTGGTGCTGCTGCCGGTGGCCAGCAAGCTCAAGTCGATTGCCACGCGCCAGTCGCGTTATCGCGAGATGCTGCTTGAAGGCATCCTGTCGATTGCCGAGGGCGAGAACCCGCGCTCCATCGAATTGAAGCTCCAGGGCTTCATGGATTGATGGGAAGGAGCTGCCTGTGAGCCGTCGCCGCCGCGAGCCCGAGGAACACGTCAACCATGAACGCTGGCTGGTGTCCTACGCGGACTTCATCACCTTGCTGTTCGCGTTTTTCGTGGTGATGTACTCCATCTCGTCGGTCAACGAAGGCAAATACAAAATCATTTCCCAGGCGCTGGTGGGCGTGTTCAACGATACCGAACGTGCCCTCAAGCCGATTCCCATTGGCGACGAGCGGCCCAAGACCGTGACCCCGGCCAAGCCGCTGGTCAACGACAGCGATGAAACCGCTGCCGGCGTGGGTGGCACCAGCGACCCGCTGAAAAGCATCGCCGATGATATCAGCGCCGCGTTTGGCGACTTGATCAGCTCCAACCAGATGACCGTGCGCGGCAACGAGCTGTGGGTGGAGATCGAGCTGAACTCCAGCCTGTTGTTCGCCAGCGCCGATGCCATGCCCAGCGACCAGGCGTTCACCATCATCGACAAGGTGGCGTCGATTCTCAAACCATTTGAAAACCCGATTCACGTTGAAGGCTTCACCGACAATTTTCCCATCAGCACCGCGCAGTACCCGACCAACTGGGAACTGTCATCGGCCCGCGCCGCCAGTATCGTGCGCATGTTGGCGATGCAGGGTGTGAACCCCCAGCGCCTGGCATCGGTGGGCTATGGTGAATTCCAGCCGGTGGCCAATAACGCCACGGTGGAAGGCCGTGCACGCAATCGCCGGGTAGTGCTGGTGGTGTCGCGCAACCTGGATGTACGCCGCAGCCTGACCGGCACCGGCACCGCCAATGCAACCCCGGATGCGGCGTTGAAGCGTGCTGGCACACAAACTGCACCGCCCGTAGTCAAGTCGCCGGTCAGATCGAGTAACGTCAATTCTCCGTCACCGGCTCAATAACCTTATGCAATGTCTCGGTCGCGCCTATGCCCACCGGGAGGAACCAACCGAATGAGAGTCTGGGCAGTTGCCAATCAAAAGGGTGGGGTCGGCAAGACCACCACTTCCATCGCCTTAGCCGGCTTGCTGGCCGAGGCGGGCAAGCGTGTGGTCGTGGTCGACCTGGACCCCCACGGTTCCATGACCAGCTATTTCGGCTATGACCCGGATGCGCTGGAACACAGCTGCTATGACCTGTTCCTGCACAAGGGCAGCGTGGCGGCGGATTTGCCTGGACAACTGTTGCTGCCCACCAGCAACGACAACATTTCGCTGTTGCCGTCGAGCACCGCGCTGGCCACCC from Pseudomonas synxantha harbors:
- the flhA gene encoding flagellar biosynthesis protein FlhA, whose amino-acid sequence is MLNTARGTLTDLSRGNLGVPLLLLVMLAMMMLPMPPFLLDVFFTFNIALSVVVLLVCVYALRPLDFAVFPTILLIATLLRLALNVASTRVVMLHGQDGHAAAGKVIQAFGEVVIGGNYVVGIVVFAILMIINFVVVTKGAGRISEVSARFTLDAMPGKQMAIDADLNAGLIDQNQAKTRRLEVAQEAEFYGSMDGASKFVRGDAIAGLLILFINLIGGMAVGIFQHGMTFGDAGKVYALLTIGDGLVAQLPSLLLSTAAAIMVTRASGSEDMGKQISRQMFASPKALAVAAGIMAIMGIVPGMPHVSFLTMAALAGGGAYLFWKKQNQVKVQALQEVARQQELLPSPARAQETKELGWDDVTPIDMIGLEVGYRLIPLVDRNQGGQLLARIKGVRKKLSQDLGFLMPTVHIRDNLDLAPSAYRLTLMGVILAEAEIYPDRELAINPGQVFGTLNGITAKDPAFGLEAVWIEVSQRSQAQSLGYTVVDASTVVATHLNQILYKHSHELIGHEEVQQLMGLLAKSSPKLAEELVPGVLTLSQLLKVLQALLAEQVPVRDIRSIAEAIANNAAKSQDTAALVAAVRVGLSRAIVQSIVGIESELPVITLEPRLEQILLNSIQKAGQGQEEGVLLEPSMAEKLQRSLIDAAQRQEMQGNPVILLVAGPVRAMLSRFGRLAVPNLHVLAYQEIPDNKQVTIVATVGPNG
- the flhF gene encoding flagellar biosynthesis protein FlhF, encoding MQVKRFFAADMRQAMKLVRDELGADAAIIGNRRIAGGVELTAALDYTPQALAPRVPNMELEDELRKTASRIVSAQAELSMRGDSDASTNRQLFAGLPLTAAEPLVEPTFVEPPRPAAPAPAAAVDQRVFDSMRFELNGLRELLEVQLGSLAWTQLQGSKPQQANLWRRLQRIGLSGPLSRDLLALTAEVEEPRQAWRMLLAHLARMIATPEIEPLEEGGVIAMVGPAGMGKTTTLAKLAARYVLKYGAQNIALVSMDSYRIGAQEQLKTLGRILNVPVTHVDPGQSLANALDPLLRKRVVLIDTAGLQASDPALRMQLESLAGRGIKSKNYLVLATTSQKQVLTAAYHSYKRCGLAGCILTKLDETASLGEVLSLAISHELPVAYLTDGPRIPDDLHLPRRHQLVSRAVSVQMQEEPSEEAMADMFADLYHHPAKRVG
- the fleN gene encoding flagellar synthesis regulator FleN; this translates as MGSMHPVQVIAVTGGKGGVGKTNVSVNLSLALAELGRRVMLLDADLGLANVDVLLGLTPKHTLADVIEGRCELRDVLLQGPGGIRIVPAASGTQSMVHLSPAQHAGLIQAFSDIGDNLDVLVIDTAAGIGESVVSFVRAAQEVLLVVCDEPTSITDAYALIKLLNRDYGMNRFRVLANMAQSPQEGRNLFAKLTKVTDRFLDVALQYVGAVPYDECVRKAVQKQRAVYEAFPRSKCALAFKAIAQKVDTWPLPANPRGHLEFFVERLVHQTSAGPVL
- the fliA gene encoding RNA polymerase sigma factor FliA, producing the protein MTSSGYNLYKKSARDSQGELIERYAPLVKRIAYHLLARLPASVQVEDLIQAGMIGLLEVSTKYDASKGASFETYAGIRIRGAMLDEVRKGDWAPRSVHRNTRMVSDAIRAIEAKTGRDAKDHEVAAELQLSLDDYYGILNDTLGSRLFSFDDLLQDGEHEGLHEDGASAHLEPSRDLEDERFQSALADAIANLPERERLVLALYYDEELNLKEIGEVLGVSESRVSQLHSQCAARLRGRLGEWRAR
- a CDS encoding chemotaxis response regulator CheY, which translates into the protein MKILIVDDFSTMRRIIKNLLRDLGFTNTVEADDGITAIPILNSGSIDFLVTDWNMPGMTGIDLLRHVRADEKLRSLPVLMVTAEAKREQIIEAAQAGVNGYVVKPFTALALKEKIEKIFERIGH
- a CDS encoding protein phosphatase CheZ produces the protein MEHNESSQADFESTLKKHAHRLVDSLEKGQFADAVQLIHELNQTRDRGLYQEVGKLTRELHSAIVNFQIDPRMPQAEEISQITDATERLSYVVRLTEAAANRTMDLVENATPLVNGMTSEAQALSVDWGRFMRREVGAEEFRELARRVEGFLSRSEQENRTVASNLNDILLAQDYQDLTGQVIKRVTQLVTEVESNLLKLVLMAGQVDRFAGIEHDREAILSEKDPQKHLAKGEGPQIHADKREDVMSGQDDVDDLLSSLGF
- a CDS encoding chemotaxis protein CheA yields the protein MSFGADEEILQDFLVEAGEILEQLSEQLVELESRPDDANLLNAIFRGFHTVKGGAGFLQLHELVECCHIAENVFDILRKGERQVDSELMDVILEALDAVNGMFSEVRERAPITAATPELLAALARLAEPAAAAPVAQAEPEPVVEAEADVTDSEFEQLLDSLNAVKAEAEAPAAPVATPTSEDITDAEFESLLDQLHGKGQFAADAVAPAAPEAPAASASTDITDDEFEALLDQLHGKGTFVAEALPEVAATAATATAAAAPAAPAASSAAPAGDGLISDHEFEALLDELHGKGKFTEVAPAAAAAVAAAPVAAKAAAPVAKPAPAAAPAPARAAAPAVAEKPASEAETTVRVDTARLDDIMNMVGELVLVRNRLVRLGLNSGDEAMQKAVSNLDVVTADLQTAVMKTRMQPIKKVFGRFPRLVRDLARQLKKEINLELVGEETDLDKNLVEALADPLVHLVRNAVDHGIETPEEREASGKSRNGKVILAAEQEGDHILLSITDDGKGMDPNILRGIAVKRGVMDKDAADRLTDTECYNLIFAPGFSTKTEISDVSGRGVGMDVVKTKISQLNGSINIYSTKGQGSKIVIKVPLTLAIMPTLMVMLGNQAFAFPLVNVNEIFHLDLSRTNVVDGQEVVIVRDKALPLFYLKRWLVASAAHEEQREGHVVILSVGTQRIGFVVDQLVGQEEVVIKPLGKMLQGTPGMSGATITGDGRIALILDVPSMLKRYAARRI
- a CDS encoding protein-glutamate methylesterase/protein-glutamine glutaminase — encoded protein: MAVKVLVVDDSGFFRRRVSEILSADPTIQVVGTATNGKEAIDQAIALKPDVITMDYEMPMMDGITAVRHIMQRCPTPVLMFSSLTHEGARVTLDALDAGAVDFLPKNFEDISRNPEKVKQMLCEKVHSISRSNRRSLFSAPAPAAAPAPAAPAPSSSFARPAPAPVARPAVAPVRTAAAPSAHSPAPKRKAYKLVAIGTSTGGPVALQRVLTQLPANFPAPIVLVQHMPAAFTKAFAERLDKLCRITVKEAEDGDILRPGLALLAPGGKQMMVDGRGAIKILPGDERLNYKPCVDITFGSAAKSYGDKVLAVVLTGMGADGREGARLLKQGGSTIWAQDEASCVIYGMPMAIVKADLADAVYSLDDIGKHLVEACL
- a CDS encoding flagellar motor protein — its product is MDVLSLIGITMAFVAIIGGNYLEGGHLGALANGPAALIVIGGTVGAALLQSPLSSFKRAMQILVWIIFPPRVDLPGGIDRVVNWSLTARKEGLLGLEGVADAEPDNYARKGLQLLVDGAEPEAIRSILEVDFYTQESRDINAAKVFESMGGYAPTIGIIGAVMGLIHVMGNLADPSQLGSGIAVAFVATIYGVASANLVLLPVASKLKSIATRQSRYREMLLEGILSIAEGENPRSIELKLQGFMD
- the motD gene encoding flagellar motor protein MotD, translated to MSRRRREPEEHVNHERWLVSYADFITLLFAFFVVMYSISSVNEGKYKIISQALVGVFNDTERALKPIPIGDERPKTVTPAKPLVNDSDETAAGVGGTSDPLKSIADDISAAFGDLISSNQMTVRGNELWVEIELNSSLLFASADAMPSDQAFTIIDKVASILKPFENPIHVEGFTDNFPISTAQYPTNWELSSARAASIVRMLAMQGVNPQRLASVGYGEFQPVANNATVEGRARNRRVVLVVSRNLDVRRSLTGTGTANATPDAALKRAGTQTAPPVVKSPVRSSNVNSPSPAQ